From Streptomyces sp. CMB-StM0423, a single genomic window includes:
- a CDS encoding non-ribosomal peptide synthetase → MTEFDLTSLTAEQKRKLLAERLRRTDGNPPPPRRRSFAASFPQQRMWFLDQLNLGSAAYNIPAAVRLHGPLDVELWRRSLAEIVRRHESLRTTFDEVDGEPVQVVHDSGELELTVEECGHLRGPGGQAGIDELARREFARPFGLGTGPLMRMTFLRLAPDEHVLLLTMHHIVADLWSTSVLIGELVALYQGYLTGTEARLPELPVQYADYAAWQRKKLAGPGLAAELEYWKEALHGAAPILELPTDRPRPAVLGTAGGSRPFHLSAAVMNGVRELSRTAGVTPFMTLLAAYVVLLHRYSREEDVVVGVPVANRGQPEVERLIGYFVNTLAIRNDVSGNPSFTELLGRVRGAALGAFAHQEVPFERLVEELHPERDLSRSPIFQVSFVFQNIPMPEFEAGGLRLELMEVASSTARFDLELQVFEQGDALSGWFEYNTELFDAATIDRMAGHLKVLLDNLLADPQRPILDVALLTEEEEREQRRERTDTRNEWPDQLLTHQRIERQAALRPDAEAVYCRGEMLTYAQLDASANRLARRLKRLGVGRDVMAGICLERSLDMVVAVLAVLKAGGAYVPIDPELPADRMAFMIEDARLPVLITQRSVAPGLPESAAATLCVDELREEIAAEPAEALDEPVTGVDLAYVIYTSGSTGRPKGVQLPHRALRNLFWAMKQWPGIDADDSLLAVTTLSFDIATLELLFPLVEGARVVLATREVATDGGLLAAEMAATGATVMQATPSTWRMLLDAGWPGSPGLRGFICGEALPPDLARRLLAGGVDLWNMYGPSETTIYSLGTRIVDDTITIGGPIANTEVHILDPEGRPVPPGVPGELCIGGDGLARGYVDRPELTAKQFIDNPFESDLADRLYRTGDLARRRVDGRVDYLGRLDHQVKLRGYRIELGEIETVLMWQEQVKESVVVVREDRPGDQRLVAYLVPDPAAGPLDELSRHLRAGLNDQLPAYMVPSAFVFLDELPRTPSGKTDRGALPAPEPGQGTRAATAHAAPRDAGEKALCALFAQVLNLPEVGIDDNFFDLGGHSLLVTRLVARIRGMLGVEVPVRGLFERPTVAQLAELIRQGGGDARPALSPMPRPDPLPLSFAQRRLWFLHQMEGPSATYNLPVVLRLTGALDADCLRAALVDVVARHESLRTVFQDPGAVPCQHVLAPEQARPALPVREIGEDSLNDAVAAAVRHSIDLTTEIPLHAELFRVGAEAHVLVVVVHHIAADGWSLAPLRHDLAVAYRARLAGHAPEWAPLPVQYADHTLWQRRYLGAQDDPESTWSRQLDHWRGALDGLPERIALPVDRQHPAEASHDGDTLTFRWDADLHEGLARLARGCDVSMFMILNAALAVLLRRLGAGADIPVGVATAGRDDQATENLIGFFANTLVLRTQLSDRQTFRELLGAVREGTLEALAHQDIPFEALVDSLRPTRSMAHHPLVQVMLSWQSVTDASLELPGVEAAPMVVSTGTARMDLVFLLHERLAADGTPGGIEGGIEYNTDVFDQETIRTMAHRLRQVLLAMIRHPDRPVGDLDLLTPAERHHVLEEWNGPACEMPVATLPELFEAQVARTPDAVAVSHGDERLTYAGLAAAADRLAARLRELGIGAGGGEDAVCLLMERSVRLPVAILAVAKAGGVYVPLDPRYPGARMRLIMADTRASVLLVDGQDPEHPVPAGVHVLDVAAELSAGTGTGEEAVGLAPEGGPDRVAYVMYTSGSTGRPKGVAVTHRNVVGLAFDRAWRGGNHTRVLMHSPAAFDASTYELWVPLLSGGEVVVAPAGELNPDTLVRTIGERRVTAVFLTTALFNLLVERDPAELAGVAEVWTGGEAHSPLAFARALAAWPQTSLVHVYGPTETTTFAVRQTTCNVVDGIVPIGMPMDDTRAYVLDERLRPVPVGVPGELYLAGTGVARGYLGQPGLTAQRFVACPYGAPGTRMYRTGDLVRRRTDGRIVYLGRTDDQVKIRGFRIEPGEIEKALDAHPAVAGAAVVVRDKPSGGKYLVGYVVLARGAHAEPARLRAFVAERLPQYMVPVAVMVLDAFPMTGNGKLDRRTLPAPDLGAGTDSRAAVTPVERTLAGVYAEVLGVPEVGAEAGFFDLGGDSIQATQLVAQARTAGLVFTVRDVFVHQTVAGIAQVARSAGEVTAASVADVGTGAIPLLPVMERQRQLGGSVVGFDLSATVGLPSDVDEVRLTAALQAVVDRHDALRTRLVTGPDGQWSLFADEPGAVRVADVLRRVDTSGLTDAEARALTDEETAAAKHRLDPAAGAMLQPVWFDAGAGRAGRLLLAVHHFAVDGVSWRILLTDLAAAWDAVSAGREPDLAPATTSLRGWAAGVASAASTTRHRAELPVWERILRDAAPLVDGELDADRDVTGTSGRLSVTLPAEDTATLVGQAPAAFHRGIQDVLLTAFGLAVQRWHAHRTGADDAPVVLDVESHGRHEHLVEGVDLSRTVGWFTSVHPVRLDFGGLTWDDVTRAGSGLAAAVAGTGRHLRSIPERGLGYGLLRYLDLQTAPTLAALPAPQVLFNYLGRVPVTDEGKPWMPLRDDSAPGTTGVRPLLHPLEVNAVTQDGPDGPQLVANWSWAASLLSEDEVRELADTWFDALRAVARCAREIEAGAVEPVREDDERAATVDAADLLHAPIPKADRGDGVGLSFGQLEFLLQPVGPDHPHHGVITAWRVRGELDVAALRRGLDDLVRRHDILRTRYVRQGSVTRQVADGSPAWPIDTVNLSVHRGQAQREKLRELLTAETNRPFRIEDGNLVRGLLVRLSDQEYALVLVAHHILVDHWGFIVIVNELSELYAAHSSGRRPKLPEVMVQHLDYAVWEQELLAVGALDEHIEHWRGELDGAAHTLVFDAPEHQKDDFIEGYSQAVVIGAEAMAAVRKAARREGVTLFMMLMSAFHVLLHSYSDATDIAVSHPLAGRERPETKSMVGPFINVILNRSRMADDPTLRELIQQVLQAELDAYAHQNVPMRALIEDGVIGDGNQLPLRVMLNLLGVPSTTLALDGLDVTPLDVRIGDETPLPELIAAIEPHNVDLYLVAREVAGELRGLWVYSPDRIAPPVMGALVRQWPRVLELVARHPELTVSQLRDRVRAEEGEAPGDQ, encoded by the coding sequence ATGACCGAGTTCGACCTGACCAGCCTCACGGCGGAGCAGAAGCGCAAACTCCTGGCGGAGCGGCTGCGGCGCACGGACGGCAATCCTCCGCCGCCGCGCCGGCGGAGCTTCGCCGCGTCGTTCCCTCAGCAGCGCATGTGGTTCCTGGACCAGCTGAACCTGGGCAGCGCGGCCTACAACATCCCGGCGGCGGTGCGGCTGCACGGCCCGCTGGACGTGGAGCTCTGGCGCCGGAGCCTGGCGGAGATCGTCCGCAGGCACGAGTCGCTGCGCACCACCTTCGACGAGGTCGACGGCGAGCCAGTGCAGGTCGTGCACGACTCCGGTGAGCTGGAACTGACCGTCGAGGAATGCGGGCACCTGCGCGGCCCCGGCGGCCAGGCGGGCATCGACGAGCTGGCGCGCCGGGAGTTCGCCCGCCCCTTCGGCCTGGGCACCGGGCCGCTCATGCGGATGACGTTCCTGCGGCTGGCTCCCGACGAGCACGTCCTGCTGCTCACCATGCACCACATCGTCGCCGACCTGTGGTCGACTTCGGTGCTCATCGGCGAGCTGGTCGCGCTGTACCAGGGCTATCTCACCGGCACCGAGGCCAGGCTGCCGGAGCTGCCCGTCCAGTACGCCGACTATGCGGCCTGGCAGCGCAAGAAGCTGGCCGGCCCCGGTCTGGCGGCCGAGCTGGAGTACTGGAAGGAAGCGCTCCACGGCGCCGCACCCATCCTGGAGCTCCCCACCGACCGGCCGCGGCCCGCCGTGCTGGGCACGGCCGGGGGCTCGCGGCCCTTCCACCTGTCCGCCGCCGTGATGAACGGGGTGCGGGAGCTCAGCCGAACCGCCGGCGTCACTCCGTTCATGACCCTGCTCGCCGCCTACGTCGTGCTGCTGCACCGGTACAGCAGGGAAGAGGACGTCGTCGTCGGCGTGCCCGTGGCCAACCGCGGGCAGCCCGAGGTCGAGCGGCTCATCGGCTACTTCGTCAACACGCTCGCGATCCGCAACGACGTCTCCGGCAACCCGTCCTTCACGGAGTTGCTCGGCCGGGTGCGCGGCGCGGCTCTCGGCGCCTTCGCCCACCAAGAGGTGCCGTTCGAGCGGCTGGTAGAGGAGCTGCACCCGGAGCGAGACCTGTCCCGGTCGCCGATCTTCCAGGTGTCGTTCGTCTTCCAGAACATCCCGATGCCCGAGTTCGAGGCCGGCGGGCTGCGCCTGGAGCTGATGGAGGTGGCCAGTTCGACCGCACGGTTCGATCTCGAACTGCAGGTGTTCGAGCAGGGCGACGCCCTCAGCGGCTGGTTCGAGTACAACACCGAGCTGTTCGACGCCGCCACCATCGACCGCATGGCCGGCCACCTGAAGGTGCTGCTGGACAACCTGCTCGCCGACCCGCAGCGGCCGATCCTGGACGTCGCGCTGCTGACCGAGGAAGAGGAGCGCGAGCAGCGCAGGGAGCGGACGGACACCCGCAACGAGTGGCCCGACCAGTTGCTCACGCACCAGCGCATCGAACGGCAGGCGGCGCTGCGACCGGACGCGGAGGCGGTGTACTGCCGGGGCGAGATGCTCACCTACGCCCAGCTCGACGCGTCCGCGAACCGACTGGCCCGCAGGCTGAAGCGCCTCGGTGTCGGGCGCGACGTGATGGCCGGGATCTGCCTGGAGCGCTCGCTCGACATGGTCGTGGCGGTGCTGGCCGTTCTCAAGGCGGGCGGCGCCTACGTGCCGATCGATCCGGAGCTGCCCGCGGACCGCATGGCGTTCATGATCGAGGACGCCCGGCTGCCGGTCCTGATCACCCAGCGCTCGGTGGCGCCCGGCCTGCCGGAGTCCGCGGCCGCCACGTTGTGCGTGGACGAACTGCGCGAGGAGATCGCCGCCGAGCCTGCCGAGGCGCTCGATGAGCCGGTGACGGGCGTGGACCTCGCCTATGTGATCTACACGTCCGGCTCGACCGGCCGCCCCAAGGGCGTCCAACTGCCGCACCGTGCGCTGCGCAACCTCTTCTGGGCCATGAAGCAGTGGCCGGGCATCGACGCCGACGACAGCCTGCTTGCGGTCACCACGCTGTCGTTCGACATCGCGACCCTGGAGCTGCTGTTCCCACTGGTCGAGGGCGCCCGGGTGGTGCTTGCCACCCGGGAGGTGGCCACCGACGGCGGACTGCTGGCCGCGGAGATGGCAGCCACCGGCGCGACCGTGATGCAGGCGACCCCGTCCACATGGCGGATGCTGCTCGACGCCGGCTGGCCGGGCAGCCCGGGGTTGCGCGGATTCATCTGCGGCGAGGCGCTGCCGCCGGACCTGGCGCGCCGCCTGCTGGCCGGGGGCGTGGACCTGTGGAACATGTACGGTCCGAGCGAGACCACGATCTACTCGCTGGGCACCCGGATCGTGGACGACACGATCACCATCGGCGGACCGATCGCCAACACCGAGGTGCACATTCTCGACCCCGAAGGCCGCCCGGTGCCGCCGGGTGTCCCCGGCGAACTGTGCATCGGCGGCGACGGGCTGGCGCGGGGATACGTCGACCGGCCGGAGCTGACGGCGAAGCAGTTCATCGACAATCCGTTCGAATCTGACCTCGCCGACCGTCTCTACCGCACCGGGGACCTGGCGCGGCGCCGGGTGGACGGCAGGGTCGACTACCTCGGCAGGCTCGACCACCAGGTCAAGCTGCGCGGCTACCGGATCGAACTCGGCGAGATCGAGACGGTGCTGATGTGGCAGGAGCAGGTCAAGGAATCGGTGGTGGTGGTCCGCGAGGACCGGCCCGGCGATCAGCGCCTGGTCGCCTACCTGGTACCGGACCCGGCGGCCGGCCCACTCGACGAGCTGAGTCGTCACCTGAGGGCCGGGCTGAACGACCAGCTGCCCGCCTACATGGTTCCGTCGGCGTTCGTGTTCCTCGATGAGCTGCCGCGCACCCCCAGTGGCAAGACCGACCGCGGTGCGCTGCCCGCGCCCGAGCCGGGCCAGGGCACCCGCGCGGCCACGGCCCATGCCGCACCCCGCGACGCCGGGGAGAAGGCCCTGTGCGCTCTGTTCGCCCAGGTGTTGAACCTGCCCGAGGTGGGCATCGACGACAACTTCTTCGACCTTGGTGGGCACTCGCTGCTGGTCACCCGGCTGGTGGCGAGGATCCGCGGCATGCTCGGCGTCGAGGTGCCGGTACGCGGCCTGTTCGAGAGGCCGACCGTTGCCCAACTGGCCGAGCTGATCCGGCAGGGCGGCGGCGATGCGCGGCCCGCGCTGAGCCCCATGCCCCGGCCCGATCCGCTGCCGCTGTCGTTCGCTCAGCGGCGGCTGTGGTTCCTGCACCAGATGGAGGGCCCCTCGGCCACGTACAACCTTCCGGTGGTGCTGCGTCTGACCGGGGCGCTGGATGCGGACTGCCTGCGGGCCGCCCTCGTCGACGTGGTCGCGCGCCATGAGTCCCTGCGAACCGTCTTCCAGGACCCGGGAGCGGTGCCCTGCCAGCACGTCCTCGCCCCCGAACAGGCCCGGCCCGCGCTGCCTGTGCGAGAGATCGGCGAGGACAGCCTGAACGACGCGGTGGCCGCCGCGGTCCGGCACTCGATCGACCTGACCACCGAGATCCCGCTGCACGCGGAACTGTTCAGGGTCGGCGCCGAGGCACACGTGCTGGTCGTCGTCGTCCACCACATCGCGGCCGACGGCTGGTCGCTGGCCCCGCTGCGCCACGACCTGGCGGTCGCCTACCGCGCGCGGCTGGCCGGCCACGCACCCGAGTGGGCGCCACTGCCCGTGCAGTACGCCGACCACACCCTCTGGCAGCGCCGGTACCTCGGCGCACAGGACGACCCCGAGAGCACGTGGTCGCGCCAACTCGACCACTGGCGCGGTGCGCTGGACGGCCTGCCCGAGCGGATCGCCCTCCCGGTCGACCGGCAGCACCCCGCCGAGGCGTCCCACGACGGAGACACCCTCACCTTCCGCTGGGACGCGGACCTGCACGAGGGCCTGGCACGCCTGGCCCGCGGCTGCGACGTAAGCATGTTCATGATCCTCAACGCGGCGCTGGCAGTGTTGCTCCGCCGGCTCGGCGCCGGTGCGGACATCCCCGTCGGCGTGGCCACCGCAGGCCGCGACGACCAGGCCACCGAAAACCTCATCGGCTTCTTCGCCAACACCCTCGTGCTGCGCACGCAGCTCTCGGACCGCCAGACGTTCCGTGAACTGCTCGGGGCGGTGCGGGAAGGAACCCTTGAGGCGCTCGCCCATCAGGACATCCCGTTCGAGGCCCTCGTGGACAGCCTGCGGCCGACCCGGTCGATGGCCCACCACCCGCTCGTGCAGGTCATGCTCTCCTGGCAGAGCGTGACCGACGCGAGCCTGGAGCTGCCCGGGGTCGAGGCGGCGCCGATGGTGGTGAGCACCGGCACGGCACGGATGGACCTGGTCTTCCTGCTCCACGAGCGCCTTGCGGCCGACGGCACGCCGGGCGGTATCGAAGGCGGCATCGAATACAACACCGACGTCTTCGACCAGGAGACGATACGCACCATGGCGCACAGGCTGCGCCAGGTGCTGTTGGCGATGATCAGGCACCCCGACCGACCGGTCGGCGACCTCGACCTGCTCACCCCCGCCGAGCGGCACCACGTGCTCGAAGAGTGGAACGGCCCGGCCTGCGAGATGCCCGTGGCCACGCTGCCCGAGCTGTTCGAGGCGCAGGTGGCCCGCACCCCGGACGCCGTCGCGGTCAGCCACGGCGACGAGCGGCTGACCTACGCCGGGCTGGCCGCCGCCGCGGACCGGCTCGCCGCTCGGCTGCGTGAGCTGGGGATCGGCGCCGGCGGCGGCGAGGACGCGGTGTGCCTGCTGATGGAGCGCTCCGTGCGGCTGCCCGTGGCGATCCTCGCCGTGGCCAAGGCCGGTGGCGTATACGTGCCGCTGGACCCCCGCTATCCCGGGGCCCGCATGCGGCTGATCATGGCCGACACCCGAGCGAGCGTGCTCCTCGTGGACGGGCAGGATCCGGAGCACCCCGTCCCCGCGGGGGTGCACGTGCTCGACGTGGCCGCCGAACTCTCCGCCGGCACAGGCACCGGAGAGGAGGCCGTCGGCCTCGCGCCCGAAGGCGGTCCGGACCGCGTCGCCTACGTCATGTACACCTCCGGATCCACCGGACGGCCGAAGGGCGTGGCGGTCACCCACCGGAACGTGGTGGGCCTCGCCTTCGACCGCGCATGGCGCGGCGGCAACCACACGCGGGTGCTGATGCACTCCCCGGCCGCGTTCGACGCCTCCACCTACGAGCTGTGGGTGCCGCTGCTGTCCGGCGGTGAGGTGGTCGTCGCACCAGCCGGTGAACTCAATCCCGACACCCTGGTGCGCACCATCGGCGAACGCCGCGTCACCGCTGTGTTCCTCACGACCGCCCTGTTCAATCTGCTGGTCGAACGCGATCCCGCGGAGCTGGCCGGAGTGGCCGAGGTATGGACCGGCGGCGAGGCCCACTCGCCCCTGGCGTTCGCTAGGGCGCTGGCCGCGTGGCCGCAGACCTCACTCGTTCACGTGTACGGGCCGACGGAGACGACGACGTTCGCCGTCCGGCAGACCACCTGCAATGTGGTCGACGGCATCGTGCCGATCGGCATGCCGATGGACGACACCCGGGCGTACGTGCTCGACGAGCGGCTGCGACCGGTGCCCGTCGGCGTCCCGGGCGAGTTGTATCTCGCTGGCACGGGCGTGGCCCGCGGCTACCTCGGGCAACCCGGGCTGACCGCACAGCGGTTCGTCGCCTGCCCGTACGGAGCGCCGGGGACGCGGATGTACCGGACCGGTGACCTGGTCCGCCGGCGTACGGACGGGCGAATCGTGTACCTCGGCCGTACCGACGACCAGGTCAAGATCCGCGGCTTCCGCATCGAACCCGGCGAGATCGAGAAGGCCCTCGACGCACACCCCGCCGTGGCGGGCGCCGCGGTGGTGGTGCGTGATAAGCCCTCCGGCGGCAAGTACCTCGTCGGCTACGTCGTGCTCGCCCGGGGCGCCCACGCCGAGCCTGCCAGGTTGCGGGCGTTCGTGGCCGAACGGTTGCCGCAGTACATGGTGCCGGTCGCGGTGATGGTGCTCGACGCGTTCCCGATGACCGGCAACGGCAAGCTCGACCGCCGCACGCTGCCGGCACCGGACCTCGGCGCGGGCACGGATTCCCGGGCGGCGGTGACGCCGGTCGAGCGGACACTCGCCGGGGTGTACGCCGAGGTACTCGGGGTCCCCGAAGTCGGCGCCGAGGCCGGTTTCTTCGACCTTGGCGGGGACAGCATCCAGGCCACCCAACTCGTCGCACAGGCCCGCACGGCCGGACTGGTGTTCACCGTCAGGGACGTGTTCGTACACCAGACGGTGGCCGGCATCGCCCAGGTCGCCCGCTCGGCAGGCGAGGTCACCGCCGCGAGCGTCGCGGACGTCGGCACAGGCGCGATCCCGCTGCTGCCGGTCATGGAACGGCAGCGGCAACTGGGCGGCTCCGTGGTGGGCTTCGACCTCTCCGCGACCGTCGGCCTGCCCTCCGATGTGGATGAAGTCCGGCTCACCGCGGCACTGCAGGCCGTCGTCGACCGGCACGACGCGCTGCGCACCAGGCTGGTGACCGGCCCCGACGGGCAGTGGTCGCTCTTCGCGGACGAGCCTGGCGCGGTACGGGTCGCGGACGTCCTGCGCCGCGTCGACACCAGCGGGCTGACCGACGCGGAGGCGCGGGCGCTGACCGACGAGGAGACCGCCGCCGCCAAGCACCGGCTCGACCCCGCCGCGGGCGCCATGCTCCAGCCGGTGTGGTTCGACGCCGGAGCGGGCCGCGCGGGCAGGCTGCTGCTTGCCGTGCACCACTTCGCGGTCGACGGAGTGTCGTGGCGGATCCTCCTCACCGACCTCGCCGCCGCGTGGGACGCGGTGTCCGCGGGCCGCGAACCGGACCTCGCTCCTGCGACGACGTCGCTGCGTGGCTGGGCAGCCGGAGTGGCCTCCGCCGCAAGCACCACACGGCACCGCGCCGAACTGCCGGTGTGGGAGCGCATCCTGCGGGACGCAGCGCCGCTGGTGGACGGGGAACTGGACGCCGACCGCGACGTCACCGGCACCTCGGGCCGGCTGTCGGTGACCCTGCCGGCCGAGGACACCGCAACGCTCGTCGGGCAGGCGCCCGCAGCATTCCACCGCGGCATCCAGGACGTGCTGCTGACGGCCTTCGGGCTCGCCGTCCAGCGGTGGCACGCCCACCGGACGGGGGCGGACGACGCTCCGGTGGTGCTGGATGTGGAGAGCCACGGCAGGCACGAGCACCTGGTCGAGGGCGTCGACCTATCCCGCACGGTGGGCTGGTTCACCAGCGTCCACCCCGTCCGCCTCGACTTCGGTGGGCTGACCTGGGACGACGTGACCAGGGCGGGCAGCGGGCTGGCAGCCGCAGTCGCGGGGACCGGCAGACACCTGCGATCGATCCCGGAGCGCGGCCTCGGCTACGGGCTGCTGCGCTACCTCGACCTGCAGACCGCGCCGACGCTCGCCGCACTGCCCGCGCCGCAGGTGCTGTTCAACTACCTCGGCCGCGTGCCCGTCACCGACGAGGGGAAGCCGTGGATGCCGCTGCGCGACGACAGCGCGCCCGGCACCACCGGGGTCCGGCCGCTGCTCCACCCCTTGGAGGTCAACGCCGTCACGCAGGACGGCCCGGACGGCCCGCAGTTGGTGGCCAACTGGAGCTGGGCGGCCTCGCTCCTCTCGGAGGACGAGGTGCGCGAGCTGGCCGACACCTGGTTTGACGCGCTGCGCGCCGTCGCCCGGTGCGCCCGCGAGATCGAGGCCGGCGCGGTCGAGCCGGTCCGCGAGGACGACGAGCGCGCCGCTACGGTCGACGCGGCCGACCTGCTGCACGCGCCGATCCCCAAGGCCGATCGCGGCGACGGCGTCGGACTGTCCTTCGGACAGCTTGAGTTCCTGCTCCAGCCGGTGGGCCCCGACCACCCGCATCACGGCGTCATCACCGCGTGGCGCGTGCGGGGCGAGCTGGACGTCGCCGCGCTGCGTCGCGGCCTGGACGACCTGGTGCGGCGGCACGACATCCTGCGCACCCGCTACGTCCGGCAGGGCTCGGTGACCCGGCAAGTCGCCGACGGCAGCCCCGCGTGGCCGATCGACACCGTCAACCTGAGCGTGCACCGGGGGCAGGCCCAGCGCGAGAAGCTGCGCGAGCTGCTCACCGCAGAGACGAACCGGCCGTTCCGTATCGAGGACGGGAACCTGGTCCGCGGTCTGCTCGTGCGGCTCTCCGACCAGGAGTACGCGCTGGTACTCGTCGCCCACCACATCCTGGTGGACCACTGGGGTTTCATCGTGATCGTCAACGAGCTGTCGGAGCTGTACGCGGCCCACTCCTCCGGGCGGCGGCCGAAACTCCCCGAGGTGATGGTCCAGCACCTGGACTACGCGGTGTGGGAGCAGGAACTGCTGGCCGTCGGCGCGCTCGACGAGCACATCGAGCACTGGCGCGGGGAGCTGGACGGCGCGGCACACACGCTGGTCTTCGACGCGCCGGAGCACCAGAAGGACGACTTCATCGAGGGCTACAGCCAGGCGGTCGTGATCGGAGCGGAGGCCATGGCCGCGGTGCGGAAGGCCGCCCGCCGCGAGGGCGTGACCCTGTTCATGATGCTGATGTCCGCGTTCCACGTGCTGCTGCACAGTTACTCGGACGCCACCGATATCGCGGTCAGCCATCCGCTGGCCGGCCGCGAACGGCCGGAGACCAAGTCGATGGTCGGCCCGTTCATCAACGTCATCCTGAACCGCTCGCGGATGGCGGACGACCCGACCCTCCGCGAGCTGATCCAGCAGGTCCTGCAGGCCGAGCTTGACGCGTACGCGCATCAGAACGTACCGATGCGTGCGCTGATCGAGGACGGCGTCATCGGGGACGGCAATCAGTTGCCCCTGCGCGTGATGCTCAACCTGCTCGGCGTACCGAGCACCACGCTGGCACTGGACGGACTCGACGTGACGCCGCTGGATGTGCGGATCGGCGACGAGACCCCGCTTCCGGAGCTGATCGCCGCCATCGAGCCGCACAACGTCGACCTCTACCTGGTGGCCCGCGAGGTGGCGGGAGAACTGCGCGGCCTGTGGGTGTACTCGCCGGACCGCATCGCGCCGCCGGTGATGGGCGCGCTGGTGCGCCAGTGGCCGCGGGTGCTGGAGCTGGTCGCGCGCCACCCGGAGCTCACCGTCTCGCAGCTGCGCGACCGCGTGCGGGCCGAAGAGGGCGAGGCGCCGGGCGACCAGTAG
- the fabG gene encoding 3-oxoacyl-ACP reductase FabG, producing MSGHSPTPVALVAGGSRGIGRAVALRLARDGYDLAVCYASDDSAAREVEKEITATGRRALVRRTDVADPDAVETFVDSVEDTLGPVHAAVTSAAVLRDQPLKLMEDEDWRDVLRINLDGVFHVCRAVVGAMIESRRGAIVTLSSVAGLHGNAGQTNYAASKAGIVGFTKSLAREVGRYGIRANTVAPGFIATDPVLALEPGIRERFEQRIALGRLGRPEEVADLVSFLVSNRAGYLTGATFTIDGGMAT from the coding sequence ATGAGCGGCCATTCCCCGACTCCCGTCGCCCTGGTGGCGGGCGGCTCGCGCGGCATCGGGCGGGCCGTCGCCCTGCGGCTCGCCCGGGACGGCTACGACCTCGCCGTGTGCTACGCGTCCGACGACTCGGCCGCCCGCGAAGTGGAAAAGGAGATCACCGCCACCGGCCGCCGTGCCCTGGTCCGGCGCACCGACGTCGCCGACCCCGACGCCGTCGAGACGTTCGTCGACTCCGTCGAGGACACCCTCGGGCCCGTGCACGCCGCCGTCACCTCCGCGGCCGTACTGCGCGACCAGCCTCTGAAGCTGATGGAGGACGAGGACTGGCGCGATGTGCTGCGCATCAACCTCGACGGCGTCTTCCATGTCTGCAGAGCCGTCGTCGGGGCCATGATCGAAAGCCGCCGCGGCGCGATCGTCACCCTGTCCTCTGTCGCCGGCCTGCACGGCAACGCGGGACAGACCAACTACGCCGCGTCCAAAGCCGGGATAGTCGGCTTCACCAAGTCCCTGGCCCGGGAGGTCGGCCGGTACGGCATCCGGGCCAACACGGTCGCACCCGGCTTCATCGCCACCGACCCCGTGCTCGCTCTGGAACCGGGCATCCGCGAGCGGTTCGAGCAGCGCATCGCGCTCGGCCGGCTCGGCCGTCCCGAGGAGGTTGCCGATCTCGTGTCGTTCCTCGTCTCGAACCGGGCCGGCTACCTCACGGGCGCCACCTTCACCATCGACGGCGGCATGGCCACCTGA
- a CDS encoding thioesterase II family protein, with protein MPNPWFGRSEPAQGAAFRLFCLPYAGGSAAAYRDWHALAPHDIQICPLELPGRGSRILEPPLTRLPQLSGALAEALAPHLDRPFAVFGHSMGGLLAFELTRTLRRCRRPLPAHLFVSAVAGPDAPRTRPPVHRASDADVVDELRALGGTPRELLEDEELMRLMLPTIRADFSALETYRYRPEPPLPVPLTVLGGTDDPLVPVPGLEGWHRQTDVDAAVRLLPGGHFFLHSAAAGVMAVIAETFGIPAPVTRCL; from the coding sequence GTGCCCAACCCGTGGTTCGGCCGCAGCGAGCCCGCACAGGGGGCCGCGTTCCGGCTGTTCTGCCTGCCCTACGCCGGCGGCAGCGCTGCTGCCTACCGCGACTGGCACGCACTGGCGCCCCACGACATCCAGATCTGCCCGCTCGAACTGCCCGGCCGCGGCAGCCGCATCCTTGAGCCACCGCTTACCAGGCTGCCGCAGCTCAGCGGTGCGCTGGCCGAAGCGCTGGCCCCCCACCTGGACCGGCCCTTCGCCGTGTTCGGCCACAGCATGGGCGGCCTGCTCGCGTTCGAACTGACCAGGACCTTGCGCCGCTGCAGACGACCGCTGCCTGCCCACCTGTTCGTGTCAGCCGTCGCCGGGCCCGACGCCCCCCGGACCCGGCCCCCGGTGCACCGGGCATCCGACGCCGACGTCGTCGACGAACTGCGCGCGCTCGGCGGCACCCCGCGCGAACTGCTTGAGGACGAGGAGCTGATGAGGTTGATGCTGCCCACGATCCGGGCCGACTTCTCGGCGCTGGAGACCTACCGGTACCGCCCCGAGCCGCCGTTGCCGGTCCCCCTCACTGTGCTCGGCGGCACCGACGATCCGCTGGTGCCCGTACCCGGCCTGGAGGGCTGGCACCGCCAGACCGACGTGGACGCCGCCGTGCGCCTCCTGCCGGGGGGGCATTTCTTCCTCCACTCCGCCGCTGCCGGCGTCATGGCCGTCATTGCCGAAACCTTCGGCATTCCCGCGCCCGTAACCCGGTGCCTCTGA
- a CDS encoding ferredoxin gives MRIEADTDTCVGSGMCVLTTPELFDQSDKDGTVVLLRSVPTDAQLKDAEDAVRRCPSGALSLAD, from the coding sequence ATGCGCATCGAGGCCGACACCGACACCTGTGTCGGCTCGGGCATGTGCGTCCTGACCACACCCGAGCTGTTCGACCAGTCGGACAAGGACGGAACAGTCGTACTGCTGCGCTCCGTACCGACGGACGCACAGCTCAAAGACGCCGAGGACGCGGTGCGTCGCTGTCCGTCGGGCGCTCTGAGCCTGGCGGACTGA